In one Alphaproteobacteria bacterium SS10 genomic region, the following are encoded:
- a CDS encoding rod-binding protein, which translates to MHQLNAARAAISEGGKGAAGAEGSQVINGRTYTAEELAGIDKVATQFEAMVLGQMLQPMFAGIKTDENFGGGFAEDMYRGLMVSEYGKMIAETGGLGIADAVKRELLSAQEVPTLPTR; encoded by the coding sequence ATGCATCAGCTGAATGCCGCCCGGGCCGCGATCAGTGAGGGTGGCAAAGGCGCTGCCGGTGCTGAAGGCAGCCAGGTTATAAATGGCCGCACCTACACTGCGGAAGAACTGGCCGGCATCGATAAGGTTGCCACCCAGTTTGAAGCGATGGTGCTGGGCCAAATGCTACAGCCGATGTTCGCTGGCATTAAAACTGATGAGAATTTCGGTGGTGGCTTTGCGGAAGATATGTATCGCGGCCTGATGGTGAGCGAGTACGGCAAAATGATCGCCGAAACCGGCGGCCTAGGCATTGCCGATGCGGTCAAACGCGAACTACTATCGGCCCAAGAAGTTCCCACCTTGCCGACCCGCTAG
- a CDS encoding flagellar basal body P-ring protein FlgI — MKLSFYRAFCVAISLGLAMTSLPLQGASAQSLQSRVKDIVRFEGVRENLLVGYGLVVGLNGTGDSLNSAPFTQESLVSMLERLGVNTRGLTVDTDNVAAVMVTASLPPFARQGDQIDVQVSALADAEDLLGGTLVVTPLLGADGEVYAVAQGPVATAAIVAQGDAASVVRGVPTSGRVPGGAIVEREIDFELNSLTEMTLSLRNPDFTTSLRIAQTINARLGSASAFAKDPSSVVLQIPEQYSGDVVSLIADIESLLVSPDQIARVVVDETSGVIVMGANVRISEVAIAQGNLTIRVTETPQVSQPNPFSETGDTVVVPRTELEIDTEAENQLTVLDAGVTLQQLVEGLNALGVGPRDIITILQSIKAAGALQAELEII, encoded by the coding sequence ATGAAGCTTAGTTTTTACCGTGCCTTTTGCGTGGCCATCTCCCTTGGTTTGGCGATGACGAGCCTGCCCCTACAGGGTGCCAGCGCCCAGTCGCTGCAGTCTCGGGTGAAGGATATTGTCCGCTTTGAAGGCGTTCGGGAAAACTTACTCGTCGGTTATGGCCTTGTGGTTGGCCTGAACGGTACCGGTGACAGCCTGAACAGCGCGCCCTTCACCCAGGAGAGCCTGGTCAGCATGCTTGAGCGCCTAGGCGTGAACACCCGGGGCCTGACCGTTGATACGGATAACGTGGCCGCCGTAATGGTAACCGCCAGCCTTCCCCCCTTCGCCCGCCAGGGTGATCAGATTGACGTCCAAGTCTCTGCCCTCGCTGATGCGGAAGACCTGCTCGGCGGTACGCTTGTTGTGACCCCGCTGCTTGGTGCCGATGGCGAAGTCTACGCCGTTGCCCAGGGCCCTGTCGCCACCGCTGCAATTGTTGCCCAGGGTGATGCCGCCAGCGTGGTGCGCGGTGTCCCAACCTCTGGCCGTGTGCCAGGCGGCGCGATTGTAGAGCGTGAGATCGATTTTGAGCTGAACAGCCTGACCGAGATGACGCTGTCGCTTCGCAACCCAGATTTCACCACCTCACTGCGCATTGCTCAGACCATCAATGCCCGCCTTGGTAGTGCGTCAGCCTTCGCCAAGGACCCATCCTCGGTGGTGCTGCAGATCCCAGAGCAGTATAGCGGCGATGTGGTCTCCCTTATCGCGGATATTGAGAGCCTGCTGGTCTCCCCAGATCAGATTGCCCGGGTCGTGGTTGATGAAACATCTGGTGTCATCGTGATGGGTGCCAATGTGCGGATCAGCGAGGTGGCGATTGCCCAGGGTAATCTGACCATCCGGGTGACCGAGACACCCCAAGTATCGCAGCCAAACCCCTTCTCTGAAACCGGTGACACCGTTGTGGTGCCACGGACAGAGCTTGAGATTGATACGGAAGCTGAGAACCAGCTGACGGTCTTGGATGCTGGCGTCACCCTGCAGCAATTGGTTGAGGGTCTGAATGCCCTCGGTGTTGGCCCACGGGACATCATCACCATCCTGCAATCGATTAAAGCCGCCGGCGCCCTGCAAGCTGAGCTGGAGATCATCTAA
- a CDS encoding flagellar assembly protein FliX codes for MSVDRIGKTGSVTTGATRKAKKSADGAGFSRLIDGGEDEAVAGAATQSCVSGVGGIDAILALQQVDPDGARKPRHQAVVRGEKILGALEGLRDDILLGRVSAGTMQQLTNFVEDAREETDDPELTAVLDEIDLRAQVELAKLEMARKGRG; via the coding sequence ATGAGTGTTGATCGTATTGGCAAAACCGGGTCGGTAACCACCGGCGCCACCAGAAAGGCGAAGAAGAGCGCGGACGGCGCTGGCTTCTCACGCCTAATCGATGGTGGGGAGGATGAGGCGGTTGCCGGTGCGGCGACCCAATCCTGCGTGTCCGGTGTTGGCGGTATTGATGCGATCCTGGCGCTTCAACAGGTCGACCCAGACGGTGCCCGCAAGCCTAGGCATCAGGCCGTAGTGCGGGGGGAGAAGATCCTCGGCGCCTTAGAAGGACTGCGCGATGACATCCTGCTGGGCCGGGTATCGGCGGGCACGATGCAGCAGCTAACCAACTTCGTTGAAGACGCGCGGGAGGAGACGGATGATCCCGAACTCACCGCCGTGTTGGATGAGATTGATCTGCGTGCCCAGGTTGAGCTGGCGAAGCTTGAGATGGCCCGGAAAGGCCGCGGTTAA
- the dksA gene encoding RNA polymerase-binding protein DksA, with the protein MADAAAKKADKKVTLPEGYQPSKDEEFMNPVMLEYFRQRLLDWKAELVKDSSETLISLQDGGLQEPDIADRASAETDRALELRTRDRERKLISKIDAALMRIDEDEFGYCEVTGEPISIKRLEARPIATMTLEAQEQHERKERTQRDD; encoded by the coding sequence ATGGCCGATGCAGCAGCGAAAAAAGCCGATAAGAAGGTGACACTCCCCGAGGGCTATCAGCCCAGCAAGGATGAGGAGTTCATGAACCCGGTGATGCTCGAGTATTTCCGTCAGAGGCTGCTGGACTGGAAAGCGGAGCTGGTGAAGGACTCAAGCGAGACCCTGATCAGCCTGCAAGATGGTGGCCTGCAAGAGCCCGACATCGCAGACCGCGCCTCGGCTGAAACAGACCGGGCTCTCGAGCTTCGTACCCGCGACCGTGAGCGTAAGCTGATCTCCAAGATCGATGCGGCCCTGATGCGGATTGATGAAGACGAATTCGGCTACTGCGAAGTGACCGGTGAGCCGATCTCGATCAAGCGCCTAGAGGCCCGCCCAATCGCGACCATGACCCTGGAAGCGCAAGAGCAGCACGAGCGCAAAGAACGTACCCAACGCGACGACTAA
- a CDS encoding flagellar basal body L-ring protein FlgH has product MFERMKRYQSVGRMGAIMGLALMTAACNTVDRLQDVGKAPELAPITDPQQVAGYQPVSLPMPNPDVVEYEPNSLWRSGARAFFRDQRAKRVGDILTVVIEIEDEATLDNNTSRNRQNSEDANLSNLLGYEAALDEILPEAVAPGSLINLGSNSSSSGGGSIEREEDIQLQVAALITQVLPNGNLVIEGRQQVRVNFELRELQVAGVIRPEDITSANEITYEKIAEARLSYGGRGHISDVQQPRYGQQVYDILFPF; this is encoded by the coding sequence ATGTTTGAGCGCATGAAGAGATATCAAAGCGTCGGCCGGATGGGCGCCATCATGGGCCTCGCGCTGATGACGGCAGCCTGTAACACGGTTGACCGCCTGCAGGATGTTGGCAAGGCACCCGAATTGGCGCCGATTACCGACCCGCAGCAAGTGGCTGGCTATCAGCCCGTCTCCCTGCCCATGCCGAACCCGGATGTGGTTGAGTATGAGCCAAACTCCCTATGGCGCAGCGGCGCCCGGGCCTTCTTCCGTGATCAACGGGCGAAGCGGGTTGGCGATATCCTGACCGTGGTGATCGAGATCGAGGATGAAGCCACCCTCGACAACAACACCAGCCGGAACCGTCAGAACAGCGAAGATGCCAACCTCTCAAACCTGTTGGGTTATGAGGCGGCGCTCGACGAAATCCTGCCTGAGGCCGTGGCCCCTGGCAGCCTGATCAACCTTGGCAGTAACTCAAGCAGCAGCGGTGGTGGCTCCATCGAGCGTGAGGAAGATATCCAACTGCAAGTTGCAGCCCTAATCACCCAGGTTCTGCCCAATGGCAATCTGGTGATCGAAGGCCGCCAACAGGTGCGGGTGAATTTCGAACTGCGTGAGCTGCAAGTCGCCGGCGTGATCCGGCCTGAGGACATCACCTCAGCCAACGAGATCACTTATGAGAAGATTGCGGAGGCTCGCCTCTCCTACGGTGGCCGCGGTCATATCTCCGACGTGCAACAACCGCGGTATGGCCAGCAGGTCTACGACATCCTGTTCCCGTTCTAA
- the flgA gene encoding flagellar basal body P-ring formation protein FlgA produces MIIRRCTKLLVKATIVLTVIGGVLFTSIASDAADLRRQSVVEADYVTLGDLFDGLTADQAEKNVAPAPAPGRRAVFDYRTLGRLARAYRVQWQASSTLDRVVIERVANVIEHAVVERHLVNAIAADSLVEAETISVNLDNRAVSISLPVDVPPTMAVTRLNHDPISGRFTATIVAPATGSPEYEGTVTGRSIDIVAVPVLTEPMRRGDVIAEHQVEMIKIPSERINSDILVGMADLVGMTPRRSISANTPIRASDLREPVLIERGTPVTIRLNKGGIALTAKGRAMDDAAQGQGLRVMNVTSNRMVDAVAITANLVEVNLH; encoded by the coding sequence ATGATCATCCGACGCTGCACAAAATTGCTGGTTAAGGCGACGATCGTCCTCACCGTTATTGGCGGGGTGCTGTTTACCAGCATCGCCAGTGACGCGGCCGATTTGCGCCGGCAGTCGGTGGTTGAGGCTGATTATGTAACCCTTGGTGACCTGTTCGATGGCCTTACCGCCGATCAGGCTGAGAAGAATGTTGCCCCCGCCCCTGCCCCCGGTCGCCGTGCGGTGTTCGACTACCGCACCCTGGGCCGCCTTGCCCGCGCCTACCGGGTGCAGTGGCAGGCGAGCTCAACCCTCGACCGGGTGGTGATCGAGCGTGTGGCCAATGTGATTGAGCATGCGGTGGTTGAGCGTCACCTGGTGAATGCCATCGCCGCCGATAGCCTGGTTGAAGCTGAGACGATCAGCGTCAATCTGGATAACCGCGCGGTCAGCATTTCACTGCCGGTTGATGTGCCACCAACCATGGCCGTTACCCGCCTGAACCATGACCCAATCTCGGGCCGGTTTACCGCGACCATCGTCGCGCCTGCCACCGGCTCACCTGAGTATGAGGGCACGGTGACGGGCCGCAGCATCGACATCGTTGCCGTGCCGGTTCTGACCGAACCAATGCGCCGTGGTGATGTTATCGCCGAGCATCAAGTTGAGATGATCAAGATCCCGTCTGAGCGGATCAACAGCGACATCCTGGTCGGCATGGCGGATCTGGTTGGCATGACGCCACGCCGGTCGATCAGCGCCAACACGCCAATCCGCGCCAGCGACCTACGGGAGCCGGTCCTGATTGAACGCGGCACGCCGGTGACCATCCGCCTGAATAAGGGGGGCATCGCCCTCACCGCCAAGGGCCGTGCCATGGATGATGCGGCACAAGGCCAGGGCCTGCGGGTGATGAATGTGACTAGCAACCGCATGGTCGATGCGGTGGCGATCACCGCCAACCTGGTTGAGGTCAACCTGCACTAA
- the flgG gene encoding flagellar basal-body rod protein FlgG, translating into MQALNTAATGMSAQQLNVEVIANNIANITTSGFKRQRAEFGDLLYLNVRRPGATSSDIGTVVPSGVQIGVGTRAQAVYRIQTQGQLQFTENPLDIAIDGEGFFNVELPNGETAYTRAGAFALNDEGEIVTPDGFVVEPGVTVPDDAIAIDINRNGSVFVKLDNQEDLVEVGQLQLSIFVNPNGLEAIGDNFFLVTEASGDAIDGFAGDIGFGTIEQGALESSNVDVVNEITDMITAQRAYEMNSKVIQTVDEMFNVLNQVG; encoded by the coding sequence ATGCAAGCGCTTAATACGGCAGCCACCGGCATGTCAGCCCAACAGCTGAATGTTGAGGTGATTGCGAACAACATTGCCAACATCACCACCTCTGGCTTTAAGCGCCAGCGTGCAGAGTTTGGCGACCTTCTCTATCTTAACGTCCGCCGCCCTGGTGCGACCTCCTCTGATATTGGCACGGTGGTTCCATCCGGCGTCCAGATCGGTGTTGGTACCCGGGCCCAGGCGGTCTATCGGATCCAGACCCAAGGTCAGCTGCAGTTCACCGAGAACCCACTCGACATCGCAATCGATGGTGAGGGCTTCTTCAACGTCGAACTGCCGAATGGTGAGACGGCCTACACCCGGGCTGGTGCCTTCGCCCTCAATGATGAAGGTGAGATCGTCACCCCTGACGGCTTCGTTGTTGAGCCTGGTGTGACGGTTCCCGACGACGCCATCGCCATCGACATCAACCGGAACGGTTCCGTCTTTGTGAAGTTGGATAACCAGGAAGATCTGGTTGAGGTCGGTCAGCTTCAGCTGTCGATCTTCGTCAACCCGAACGGCCTTGAGGCCATCGGTGACAACTTCTTCCTCGTCACGGAAGCATCCGGCGACGCCATTGACGGCTTTGCTGGTGATATCGGCTTCGGCACCATCGAACAGGGCGCGCTTGAGAGCTCAAACGTCGATGTGGTGAACGAAATTACCGACATGATCACCGCCCAGCGGGCCTATGAGATGAACTCAAAAGTCATCCAGACCGTGGACGAGATGTTCAACGTTCTGAACCAGGTCGGCTAA
- a CDS encoding flagellar hook basal-body protein yields MENTIYIALSNQVATQRRMNILANNLANLNTPGFKADRPLFLEFVEKLDGQEFRDINQRRMSLVSDYGTFTDFEQGTMNQTGGPLDMAVKGPGFFAVDIGGGALAYTRNGSFQLDLDGRIVTGAGNPVMDVNNNELVVPDGDVEVVVANDGTISTENGVIGQVKIAQFENEQFMDPLGNGLRTTDQPELENDGSEVLQGMIEGSNVNAITGITSLIEVSQAYSRSNRMGQQEHERIGRAIRKLSGTQ; encoded by the coding sequence ATGGAAAACACAATTTATATCGCCTTATCGAATCAAGTGGCCACGCAGCGGCGTATGAATATCTTGGCCAACAATCTGGCGAATCTGAACACCCCCGGCTTTAAGGCTGACCGCCCCCTCTTCCTCGAATTTGTCGAGAAGCTGGACGGTCAGGAGTTCCGAGACATTAACCAGCGGCGCATGTCCCTGGTTTCTGACTACGGCACCTTTACCGATTTCGAACAGGGCACCATGAACCAAACCGGCGGCCCGCTCGACATGGCCGTTAAGGGGCCCGGCTTCTTTGCCGTAGATATTGGTGGTGGCGCCCTTGCCTACACCCGCAACGGCAGCTTCCAGCTAGATCTGGATGGTCGCATTGTAACCGGCGCCGGCAACCCGGTGATGGATGTGAACAACAACGAGCTAGTTGTTCCAGATGGCGATGTCGAAGTCGTTGTCGCGAATGACGGCACCATTTCGACGGAGAACGGTGTCATCGGCCAGGTCAAAATTGCCCAATTCGAAAATGAGCAATTCATGGACCCGTTAGGCAATGGCCTGCGGACCACCGACCAGCCCGAACTTGAGAATGATGGCAGTGAAGTCCTTCAAGGCATGATTGAAGGCTCAAACGTTAATGCCATCACAGGCATCACCAGCCTAATCGAAGTTAGCCAAGCCTATAGCCGGTCCAACCGGATGGGGCAGCAGGAGCATGAACGGATTGGCCGCGCCATCCGTAAGCTCAGCGGCACGCAATAG